The following are encoded in a window of Pectinophora gossypiella chromosome 8, ilPecGoss1.1, whole genome shotgun sequence genomic DNA:
- the LOC126369014 gene encoding chaoptin-like: protein MVWSDGSARWALQRAWLAACLLVGALAPERVEPCAGSPLCSCRPAHMSCIAVPLHRFPEWPRIELQHLDISMSNLEVISESALDGLRLQTLVLVANKLHYIEQHAFTSMAATLASLDLGYNEFTEIPQQGLRDLKVLNWLNLQNNNIAQVGTDIKWHHLEETLTSLSLSNNQITQLKPHALMSLYHLVQLDLEGNHLRTISSDAFPPSLSILKLSNNFLHDVSCDLYFNLPRLQSIHLRHNTITFDRNSNCPDNKTRKIEKLDLSNNKINDTTQISVLRQIQIRQIILDFNELSVIPKLVYVNNRVERLSVSFNNIVFIHRDVFLSLKNSLERLEVEHNKLSQLGDSLSQVARLRHLSLAYNRLEESPALPPRIQTLSLAGNFLTSIPSALQTLEPGSIRYLDLSYNRISNLLPNEFLDWSTSLGTINLRGNRISQIYKNVFPATMPVKEINLSFNDLYYVHPQAFSNVTGSLHVIESSSTLFSGYFPFEIDEGLENLSWLSYDNNDFHILKLSDTAAFPYLKYLNLDYNRIVDIVVDYLNISISLSDLRVAYNFIGVIHSRTFANMLDLRNLDLSYNRINNLTKHSFTNLPNLRYLSLAGNIIDSMEAEAFANLPKLEVLELQGNNFTYLSLSSFHNVSNEDVTFTFNVSKNHIRYIDGESRLPVNIFDGSYNDMQEVPNDFFIAIETSVRHIILSHNKLIHISSEAFGEAVYLEILDLHKNSLNNIKRKSFNSLVSLQILDLSYNILSQLSVEQFYNLNKLRYIKLDHNNLRLLPRDVFKNTIIEHLDLSFNEISLFPLTALSQIGFTLRYLDLSHNRIEYLDNSIFRNTQFLLNLNLGHNLLTVLSDNTFSSLGGLRQLDLSFNSVKANFKELFHNLPNLRHLNLANVSLKSVPYLPLTNLTSLNLTSNYINSFKETDVKRLVNLRHLDLSHNRLTSLVPKMWFHLNNLNVLDISCNPIVRITPNSFKWLHNLSHLNLNGLKYLDIVDQDSFRPLISLRSLHLQSWSSINHSTFRLSNITSSLPSLYKLVIDWTDDVMDTQLHGIDARNLRYLEIRGGSLRRISDEAFEPFADSQEIFIRITKTSLTKLPTAFMKHLGQVPQLGVDISYNQLTSLNPAIFYPNFTSWSHVATKLLSGGLILTGNPLRCECELAWLGAWLRRWLQENDAGAELRRAVRSATCKDQLGRRVPLLQLRADEAECHASALSSDAQPHYSDVVYTLVVAIWTLLFR, encoded by the exons ATGGTGTGGAGCGATGGTAGCGCGCGATGGGCGCTGCAGCGGGCCTGGCTGGCGGCATGCCTGCTGGTGGGCGCGCTGGCCCCGGAGAGAGTGGAGCCCTGCGCCGGCAGCCCGCTCTGCTCGTGCCGGCCCGCGCACATGTCCTGCATCGCCGTGCcgctgcaccggttcccag AATGGCCCCGGATAGAGTTACAACATCTGGACATCAGCATGTCCAACTTGGAAGTAATCTCAGAGAGTGCACTCGACGGATTGCGATTACAGACTTTAGTACTAGTAGCTAACAAATTACATTACATCGAACAACACGCGTTTAC ttccatggcTGCCACGCTAGCCTCCCTAGACCTCGGTTACAACGAATTCACTGAAATACCGCAACAAGGTTTGAGAGACTTAAAAGTTTTAAACTGGTTAAATCTGCAGAA CAACAACATCGCACAGGTTGGGACCGACATAAAATGGCATCACTTGGAAGAAACTTTAACGAGTTTATCTTTGAGCAACAATCAGATAACGCAGTTGAAGCCTCACGCGCTGATGTCTCTTTATCATCTTGTACAATTGGATCTTGAAGGAAATCATCTACGGACCATCAGCTCAGACGCATTTCCACCTTCCCTATCCATCCTGAAATTATCCAATAACTTCCTACACGATGTTTCgtgtgatttatattttaatctgCCCAGACTTCAATCTATACATCTAAGACACAACACAATTACGTTCGACAGAAATTCAAATTGCCCAGATAACAAAACCAGGAAAATTGAGAAGTTGGATTTGagcaacaataaaattaatgatacaACGCAAATATCTGTTCttagacaaattcaaattaggCAAATAATTCTAGATTTTAACGAGCTATCCGTGATACCGAAGTTAGTCTACGTTAACAATAGAGTGGAGAGGTTGTCGGTGTCGTTTAATAATATAGTATTTATACATCGCGACGTGTTCCTGTCGCTGAAAAACTCGCTGGAGCGTTTGGAAGTGGAGCACAACAAATTGTCGCAGCTGGGGGACAGCTTGAGTCAGGTGGCGCGCCTCCGCCATTTATCTCTGGCCTACAACCGGCTGGAGGAGTCGCCGGCGCTCCCGCCCCGCATCCAGACACTCTCGCTCGCCGGCAACTTTTTAACTTCAATACCCTCCGCACTTCAAACTCTCGAACCCGGCTCCATTCGCTATCTCGACTTAAGCTACAACAGGATATCTAATTTGTTACCTAACGAATTCCTCGACTGGTCCACCTCCCTCGGGACTATCAACTTGAGAGGTAACAGGATCTCACAGATTTATAAGAACGTTTTTCCGGCAACCATGCCGGTAAAAGAGATTAATTTGAGCTTTAACGATTTGTATTACGTGCATCCGCAAGCTTTCTCGAACGTAACGGGTTCTTTGCACGTTATCGAGTCGTCTTCTACATTGTTCAGTGGTTATTTCCCCTTCGAAATAGACGAGGGATTAGAAAATCTCAGTTGGCTGTCGTACGATAATAACGATTTCCATATCCTCAAGCTATCAGACACCGCCGCGTTTCcatatttgaaatatttaaacTTGGACTATAACAGGATCGTAGACATCGTCGTCGACTACCTAAATATTTCAATTTCCCTCAGCGACTTGCGAGTCGCTTACAATTTCATAGGAGTAATACACAGCAGAACTTTTGCGAATATGCTCGACTTAAGAAATTTAGATTTATCTTACAACCGAATCAACAACTTGACTAAGCACAGTTTCACGAACTTACCGAACTTGCGATATTTATCTCTCGCGGGGAACATAATCGATTCGATGGAAGCGGAAGCCTTTGCTAATTTACCCAAACTAGAAGTATTAGAACTGCAGGGAAACAACTTCACATATTTATCGCTCTCTTCGTTTCATAACGTCTCCAATGAAGACGTTACTTTTACGTTCAATGTAAGTAAAAATCATATCAGATATATTGATGGCGAGTCAAGATTGcctgtaaatatttttgatgGGTCGTATAACGACATGCAAGAAGTGCCAAACGATTTCTTTATTGCAATAGAAACATCCGTAAGACACATTATATTGTCTCATAATAAACTTATCCACATATCGAGTGAAGCTTTTGGGGAAGCGGTGTATTTAGAAATATTAGACTTGCATAAAAATAgcttaaacaatataaaaagaaaatcgttTAATAGCTTAGTCTCCTTACAGATACTAGATTTATCTTACAATATACTTTCTCAATTATCTGTagaacaattttataatttgaataaattgaGATATATAAAATTGGACCATAATAATTTAAGGCTTTTACCTAGAGATGTATTTAAAAACACCATCATAGAGCACTTGGATTTGAGTTTTAATGAAATATCGCTGTTCCCGCTGACGGCGCTCTCCCAGATTGGATTCACACTGAGATACCTTGACCTGTCTCATAACCGGATAGAATATCTGGATAACAGTATATTCCGTAACACGCAGTTTTTATTGAACCTGAATCTAGGTCACAATTTGCTAACTGTGCTGTCGGATAACACATTTTCGAGTCTGGGAGGGCTGCGCCAGCTGGACCTTAGCTTCAACTCGGTGAAGGCAAACTTCAAGGAACTGTTTCACAACCTCCCCAACTTGAGGCATTTGAATCTTGCAAATGTAAGTTTAAAGTCAGTGCCTTATCTACCTTTGACGAACTTAACGAGTCTCAATTTGACTTCAAATTACATAAACAGTTTTAAGGAGACTGATGTTAAACGGCTAGTGAATCTTCGCCACTTAGACCTTAGTCATAATCGTCTTACCTCTTTAGTGCCAAAGATGTggtttcatttaaataatttgaacGTTCTAGATATCTCATGTAACCCTATAGTAAGAATCACGCCAAATAGTTTCAAGTGGTTGCATAACTTATctcatttaaatttaaatgggCTCAAATACTTAGACATAGTCGACCAAGATTCCTTCCGTCCCTTAATCTCATTGCGTTCCTTGCATCTCCAGTCGTGGTCATCGATCAACCATTCCACTTTCCGCTTATCTAACATCACCTCCTCCCTCCCGTCGCTGTATAAACTAGTGATAGACTGGACGGACGATGTAATGGACACGCAGCTACACGGAATTGATGCAAGGAATCTCCGCTATTTAGAAATAAGGGGAGGCAGTTTGCGGAGGATATCGGACGAGGCGTTCGAGCCATTTGCCGACAGCCAAGAGATATTTATCAGGATTACGAAGACGTCGCTAACGAAACTGCCGACTGCGTTTATGAAGCACCTCGGCCAAGTTCCGCAGTTGGGCGTCGACATAAGTTATAACCAACTCACATCGCTTAATCCGGCTATCTTCTATCCAAATTTCACGAGCTGGAGTCACGTCGCCACAAAATTGCTATCAG GTGGTTTGATTTTGACGGGGAACCCGTTGCGGTGTGAGTGCGAGTTAGCGTGGCTTGGGGCGTGGCTGCGACGTTGGCTGCAGGAGAACGACGCGGGCGCAGAGTTGCGGCGCGCCGTGCGCAGTGCCACCTGCAAGGACCAGCTCGGCCGCCGCGTACCCTTATTGCAACTACGTGCAGACGAGGCCGAGTGTCACGCCAGCGCGCTATCCAGCGACGCACAACCACATTATTCAGACGTAGTTTACACTCTCGTCGTCGCCATATGGACACTCCTCTTCAGATGA